A window of the Dyadobacter pollutisoli genome harbors these coding sequences:
- a CDS encoding IMPACT family protein yields the protein MLFEDTYQTIAAPTESLFKDKGSRFLAFAYPILNDSDAKTYLNELRELHPKAVHHCYAYRLGTDRMSYRMSDDGEPSGTAGRPILNTLYSKNVTNILVVVVRYFGGTLLGVPGLINAYKLGTEGALENAEIITRHFFSIYNLSFSYIQMNDVMRIVKEMDLPVTDQVFEMECQMNVEVRTTLTERFMDRCEKVEGLVVSLKT from the coding sequence GTGCTATTTGAAGATACTTATCAAACCATCGCCGCTCCCACGGAAAGTTTGTTTAAAGATAAAGGAAGTAGATTTTTAGCTTTCGCATACCCCATTCTCAATGATAGCGATGCGAAAACCTATCTGAATGAGCTTCGCGAGCTTCATCCGAAAGCAGTTCACCATTGCTACGCATATCGCTTGGGGACGGACAGGATGAGTTACCGTATGAGCGATGACGGAGAACCTTCGGGTACTGCGGGCAGACCTATTTTAAATACATTGTATTCTAAGAATGTTACGAATATTCTGGTAGTAGTTGTGCGGTATTTCGGCGGTACATTGCTTGGTGTACCGGGACTGATCAATGCTTACAAGCTGGGGACAGAAGGTGCATTGGAAAATGCTGAAATCATAACCAGGCATTTTTTCAGCATTTACAATCTGTCATTTTCTTACATTCAAATGAACGACGTCATGCGGATCGTTAAAGAAATGGATCTGCCGGTTACTGATCAGGTTTTTGAAATGGAATGTCAAATGAATGTGGAAGTCCGTACTACGCTCACCGAGCGTTTTATGGATCGGTGCGAAAAGGTGGAAGGGCTTGTGGTAAGCCTCAAAACCTGA
- a CDS encoding MFS transporter — protein MRNTASPGIFTTQFWLLGLSSFLFSSSFNMLIPELPGYLSSMGGAEYKGSIIGLFTLTAGLSRPFSGRLTDRVGRVPVMAFGSIVCFICGFLYPIFTTVMPFLLLRLVHGFSTGFKPTGTAAYVADIVPANRRGEAMGIHGMCMGVGSAFGPAVGSMISMTFSLNALFYTSSLFAFLSIAILLNMKETLKEKQRLSVKSFQITWRDVFEPDVFSPALITFLCYFGFGAVSTVTPDFSDYLGLQNKGYYFMVFTIFSILVRLFAGKISDKHGRMPVTIVGCSILIVAMVITGYANSISLFLTGAAFFGVSMGILSPVLSAWTVDLSRDDNRGRAIATMFISLEAGIGLGAFLSAAIFANQRHNLENVFYCMAGFALAALIYVVFLYQFKRHRSRAI, from the coding sequence ATGCGAAATACTGCTTCTCCGGGAATCTTCACGACGCAATTCTGGCTGCTGGGCCTCAGCTCATTCCTCTTTTCTTCCAGCTTCAACATGCTCATACCCGAACTGCCGGGTTATCTTTCATCCATGGGCGGCGCAGAATACAAAGGTTCTATCATTGGATTATTCACATTGACTGCCGGCTTGTCAAGACCATTCAGCGGCAGACTTACCGACAGAGTCGGTAGGGTACCTGTCATGGCTTTTGGGTCTATTGTCTGCTTTATCTGTGGGTTTCTATATCCAATATTCACGACGGTGATGCCTTTTCTGCTTTTACGGCTCGTTCACGGATTTTCTACCGGGTTCAAACCCACGGGAACTGCGGCATATGTAGCGGACATTGTTCCGGCCAACCGCCGGGGAGAAGCAATGGGAATTCACGGCATGTGTATGGGGGTAGGCTCTGCATTTGGGCCCGCGGTCGGCAGTATGATCAGCATGACATTTTCGTTAAATGCGCTGTTCTACACATCATCGCTTTTTGCATTCCTTTCGATTGCGATCCTTCTAAATATGAAGGAAACGCTGAAGGAAAAGCAGCGGCTCTCAGTCAAATCTTTTCAAATCACCTGGCGCGACGTATTTGAGCCCGATGTATTTAGCCCCGCTCTCATCACTTTTTTATGCTATTTTGGCTTCGGGGCAGTTTCTACGGTTACCCCCGATTTTAGTGATTACCTGGGGCTGCAAAACAAAGGATACTATTTCATGGTCTTCACGATTTTCTCCATTCTTGTGCGTCTTTTTGCAGGGAAAATCTCTGATAAGCATGGCCGTATGCCTGTTACCATTGTAGGGTGCAGCATTTTGATAGTTGCTATGGTCATTACGGGCTATGCGAATTCCATCAGTTTGTTTTTGACGGGCGCAGCATTCTTCGGAGTTTCTATGGGTATACTTTCACCGGTACTTTCAGCATGGACGGTCGATTTGAGTCGGGACGATAACAGAGGTCGGGCGATTGCGACGATGTTCATATCCCTCGAAGCTGGTATCGGGTTAGGTGCGTTTTTGTCTGCTGCGATCTTTGCAAACCAGCGTCATAATCTGGAAAATGTATTTTATTGCATGGCAGGCTTTGCACTGGCGGCATTAATTTATGTTGTGTTCCTATATCAATTTAAAAGACACCGTTCCCGTGCTATTTGA
- a CDS encoding DUF6934 family protein → MNQKFYPLTASADSLTFTFQSLSTHKTVPKEIQFIKITDKLYNLAFGDLQMNDEIDDLVVTNNKDTELVLATVIQAIQAFLKSYSQNAVYFTGSTPSRTRLYRIILNREYVN, encoded by the coding sequence GTGAATCAGAAATTTTATCCACTGACAGCCTCGGCTGATTCCCTCACTTTTACTTTTCAGAGCCTTTCGACGCATAAAACCGTACCGAAAGAAATTCAGTTTATTAAGATCACAGACAAGCTGTACAATCTTGCTTTCGGCGATTTACAAATGAATGACGAAATTGACGATCTCGTTGTCACAAATAATAAGGATACCGAACTTGTGCTTGCCACAGTCATTCAAGCTATTCAGGCATTTTTGAAGTCTTATTCTCAAAATGCGGTTTATTTTACAGGAAGCACGCCGTCAAGAACTCGCCTATATCGTATTATTCTAAATCGTGAATATGTTAACTGA
- the corA gene encoding magnesium/cobalt transporter CorA has protein sequence MVRIFYKEGRLIKRENDIRELGKVKNLVWVDLQSPTAEEEEWVENKCNISFQTPQEIVEIESSSRFFEQNETINANSNFLKIDRDGYETYPISFILHQNVLFTYRRGDSKTFADTVKKMKVSPEGIQNGVDFMLLLLETRIEADADSLEGISRDISAISKDLTHEQKARQEVLIRISGLQEITMMLRETSIDKQRVLSGILRSQYFPEDRKEHLRIILKDISSLLEYTTFNFERLEYLQNTFMGLINLEQSQVIKIFTVVTIIFMPPTLIAGIFGMNYDHIPSTGEPWGFWISLLLMILSSLVVLWFFRRKKWI, from the coding sequence ATGGTACGTATATTTTACAAAGAAGGCCGGCTGATTAAACGCGAAAATGATATTCGTGAACTGGGCAAAGTCAAAAACCTTGTCTGGGTGGATTTGCAGTCTCCCACGGCGGAGGAAGAGGAATGGGTGGAGAACAAATGTAACATCAGTTTTCAAACGCCACAGGAGATTGTGGAGATTGAAAGCAGCTCCCGCTTTTTTGAACAGAACGAGACCATCAACGCGAACTCCAACTTTTTGAAGATAGACCGGGACGGCTACGAAACCTACCCTATCTCTTTTATTTTACATCAAAATGTGTTGTTTACCTACCGTCGCGGGGATTCCAAAACGTTTGCTGACACGGTAAAAAAGATGAAAGTCAGCCCCGAAGGGATTCAGAATGGCGTTGATTTTATGCTATTACTGCTTGAAACCCGCATTGAAGCAGATGCCGACTCTCTGGAAGGTATTTCACGCGATATTTCGGCGATCAGCAAGGATCTTACTCACGAGCAAAAAGCCCGGCAGGAAGTACTGATCCGGATCAGTGGATTGCAGGAAATTACGATGATGCTACGCGAGACGAGCATTGATAAGCAGCGGGTACTTTCAGGAATTCTGAGAAGTCAGTATTTTCCCGAAGACCGGAAAGAACATTTGAGGATCATTCTCAAAGATATCAGCTCACTGCTGGAATACACCACGTTCAATTTTGAGAGGCTGGAATACCTTCAAAATACCTTTATGGGCTTAATCAACCTGGAACAAAGCCAGGTGATTAAGATATTCACGGTGGTAACGATCATTTTTATGCCGCCCACACTCATCGCAGGTATTTTCGGCATGAATTATGATCATATCCCTTCGACTGGTGAACCTTGGGGATTCTGGATTTCGCTTTTACTAATGATCCTCTCTTCGCTCGTAGTATTGTGGTTTTTCAGAAGGAAAAAATGGATTTGA
- a CDS encoding FkbM family methyltransferase, protein MFEYFKKSIARKKARRQFQEYPHVIDTFLLEEEGSVSFANWKNPLVNAKVITQGEINFFKKFIPKGSLCIDIGTNIGDTTVPMALAAGKEGTTLGFDPNPHVFKILEINVSLNKDKTNIIPLPYAITKDEGEFYYSSSEASFGNGGISNEIVEDQGAFQLSTKIKGITLEKYLKANHPTLLSKLSFIKVDVEGADKEVIKSIADLIKEFKPVLVAECFPKSTPKERAELYQIVSDFNYELYYFSDFHENAEIIKIEDARDMNKWKTFNFYSLPVGKQV, encoded by the coding sequence ATGTTCGAATATTTTAAAAAATCGATAGCACGCAAAAAGGCCCGTCGCCAGTTTCAGGAGTATCCTCACGTAATCGATACTTTTTTATTGGAAGAAGAAGGTTCCGTATCGTTTGCTAACTGGAAAAACCCGCTTGTAAATGCCAAAGTAATTACGCAGGGAGAGATTAACTTTTTCAAGAAATTTATCCCGAAAGGCAGCCTTTGCATCGATATCGGAACTAACATTGGCGACACGACCGTACCTATGGCCCTGGCGGCTGGTAAGGAAGGAACTACGCTAGGTTTTGATCCTAATCCACACGTATTTAAGATATTAGAAATAAATGTATCGTTGAATAAGGACAAGACGAATATTATTCCCCTGCCTTATGCCATTACAAAAGACGAAGGGGAATTTTATTACAGTTCCTCAGAAGCATCTTTTGGAAACGGAGGTATTTCAAATGAAATCGTAGAAGACCAAGGCGCATTCCAGCTTTCCACTAAAATTAAGGGCATTACCTTAGAGAAATATCTCAAAGCAAATCACCCAACGTTGTTGTCAAAACTTTCTTTCATTAAGGTAGACGTGGAAGGTGCTGACAAAGAGGTTATCAAATCAATTGCTGACTTAATTAAGGAATTTAAGCCGGTACTGGTAGCGGAATGTTTCCCGAAATCAACTCCGAAAGAGAGGGCTGAGCTATATCAGATCGTGTCAGACTTCAATTACGAACTTTATTATTTCTCCGACTTTCATGAAAATGCGGAGATCATAAAAATTGAAGATGCCAGGGATATGAACAAATGGAAGACCTTCAACTTTTATTCTCTTCCGGTAGGGAAGCAGGTTTGA
- a CDS encoding glycosyltransferase family 2 protein encodes MKISGFTIIRNAVINDYPIVEAITSILPVVDEMLVSVGYSDDDTLELIRNIGSDKIRIVESEWDMSLREGGKVLAVETDKALRQISPDTDWAFYIQGDEVVHEKYHGAIRESCNRYADDLRVEGLLFDYLHFYGTYDYVGDSRKWYRREIRIIRNENKLNHPEISAFRDAQGFRKGHTKLNVKHSGAAVYHYGWVKSPAQMKTKMKNVSRFWNEDKEWEKILQSEDFFNYEEFDSLKLFDGTHPAVMQKRIAKQTWKVNLDTSKKKFRLKDALLYWFEKKTGRRLFEFRNYKFI; translated from the coding sequence TTGAAGATTTCCGGATTCACAATCATCAGAAATGCGGTAATTAATGACTATCCGATCGTGGAAGCGATCACGTCTATTCTGCCTGTGGTGGATGAAATGCTCGTGAGCGTTGGGTATAGCGATGATGATACCCTGGAACTGATCCGGAATATTGGCTCGGACAAAATCCGGATCGTGGAGTCGGAATGGGACATGTCGCTGCGTGAGGGAGGAAAGGTACTGGCTGTGGAAACGGACAAAGCGCTTCGGCAGATTTCGCCGGATACTGATTGGGCATTCTACATTCAGGGTGATGAAGTAGTGCATGAAAAGTATCATGGCGCCATCCGGGAATCGTGTAACAGGTATGCAGATGATCTGCGGGTGGAAGGTTTGCTGTTCGACTACCTGCATTTTTATGGTACTTACGATTATGTCGGTGACAGCAGGAAATGGTACAGAAGAGAGATTCGCATTATCAGGAACGAAAATAAATTGAATCATCCTGAAATTTCTGCCTTTCGCGACGCTCAGGGTTTTCGCAAAGGACATACGAAGCTGAATGTGAAGCATTCGGGCGCGGCGGTTTACCATTATGGCTGGGTAAAAAGTCCGGCGCAGATGAAGACCAAAATGAAGAATGTGAGCCGTTTCTGGAATGAGGATAAAGAATGGGAAAAGATTTTACAGTCGGAAGATTTCTTCAATTACGAAGAATTTGATTCTCTGAAACTTTTCGATGGCACACATCCTGCGGTTATGCAGAAGAGAATTGCAAAGCAAACCTGGAAGGTAAATCTGGATACATCCAAAAAGAAATTCCGCCTGAAAGATGCCCTGCTATATTGGTTCGAAAAAAAGACCGGCAGGCGCTTATTCGAGTTTCGGAACTACAAATTCATCTGA
- a CDS encoding ribonucleoside-diphosphate reductase small subunit: protein MSQELTRQEPLLIEDPLRFVLFPIKHSDIWEMYKRHEASFWTAEEIDLSQDQKDWENLSDGERHFISHVLAFFAASDGIVNENLAVNFLSEVQYAEAKCFYGFQIAMENIHSETYSLLIDTYIKDPAEKDHLLRAIDTIPCVQKKADWALKWINSPIFAERIIAFAAVEGVFFSGSFCSIFWLKKRGLMPGLSFSNELISRDEGLHCEFACLLYTRHIVNQLPQERVIEIMMDAVEIEKEFVSEALPVSLIGMNAELMKQYIEYIADFWLERLGCPKQFGSANPFDFMELISLPGKTNFFEKRVGEYQKAGVMSGVKDKDSGHKISFDSDF, encoded by the coding sequence ATGTCACAAGAACTTACCAGGCAGGAACCCCTGTTGATTGAAGATCCATTGCGGTTTGTATTATTTCCGATCAAGCATTCCGATATCTGGGAAATGTACAAACGTCACGAAGCTTCATTCTGGACCGCAGAAGAAATAGATCTGTCGCAGGATCAGAAAGACTGGGAGAACCTCAGTGACGGAGAACGTCACTTTATCTCTCACGTTCTTGCATTTTTTGCTGCTTCCGATGGTATAGTGAACGAAAACCTTGCCGTTAATTTTTTGAGCGAAGTACAATATGCGGAGGCCAAATGCTTCTACGGATTTCAGATCGCAATGGAAAACATCCATTCCGAGACATATTCTCTATTGATTGACACTTATATCAAAGATCCGGCTGAAAAAGACCATTTACTGAGAGCCATTGACACCATTCCATGTGTTCAGAAAAAAGCGGACTGGGCTCTTAAATGGATCAACAGCCCTATTTTCGCTGAACGGATCATTGCTTTTGCCGCCGTGGAAGGCGTATTCTTCTCCGGCTCATTCTGCTCTATTTTCTGGTTGAAAAAACGCGGGCTAATGCCAGGACTTTCGTTTTCAAATGAGCTGATCTCACGTGACGAAGGACTGCATTGCGAATTTGCATGTTTGCTTTATACCAGGCACATTGTCAATCAATTGCCTCAGGAAAGAGTGATTGAAATTATGATGGATGCTGTTGAGATTGAAAAGGAATTTGTAAGCGAAGCATTGCCTGTTTCACTGATCGGGATGAATGCAGAGCTGATGAAACAATATATAGAATACATCGCCGATTTCTGGCTTGAAAGGTTAGGTTGCCCCAAGCAGTTCGGTTCAGCCAATCCATTCGATTTCATGGAACTGATCTCGCTTCCAGGGAAGACCAATTTCTTCGAAAAACGCGTTGGAGAATACCAAAAAGCCGGTGTAATGAGCGGAGTAAAAGACAAAGACTCCGGCCACAAGATTTCGTTCGATTCTGATTTTTAA
- a CDS encoding regulatory protein RecX — protein sequence MDRLILQKAASYCAYQERTQDEVRQRLKKWNVWGEEADELIAELISMNYLSEERFAKTYAGGKFRIKNWGRMKIKQELQRRGLSTYSIEKGMNEIEDKVYVEGLRTLLTKKKILLSKTETDAFKLKNKLARFALGKGYESELVWKELESL from the coding sequence ATGGATCGCCTTATTCTGCAAAAAGCGGCGTCGTATTGTGCTTACCAGGAAAGGACGCAAGATGAAGTGAGGCAGCGTCTCAAAAAGTGGAATGTATGGGGTGAGGAAGCGGACGAACTGATCGCAGAGCTCATTTCAATGAATTACCTGAGCGAGGAACGCTTTGCGAAAACTTATGCCGGAGGGAAATTCAGGATCAAGAATTGGGGCCGAATGAAGATCAAGCAGGAGTTACAGCGGCGAGGCCTTAGCACTTATAGCATTGAAAAAGGGATGAACGAAATTGAGGATAAGGTTTATGTCGAAGGGCTTAGGACGCTTTTGACAAAAAAGAAGATTTTGCTCTCAAAAACGGAAACAGACGCATTTAAACTTAAAAATAAACTGGCAAGGTTTGCTCTGGGGAAGGGATATGAGAGTGAGCTGGTGTGGAAGGAGCTGGAAAGTTTGTAG
- a CDS encoding metallophosphoesterase family protein — MQFERRSFLKLLPALPGLTYLSEPETGKSPARISMRFIVASDGHYGQPDTDFKTFHSDLISWVNKEKLQKGVDFLFFNGDLIHDDPTLLYDFKSTLGNLRVPYYVSRGNHDKVGLDVWQSTWGYSTNHSFSKGEYAFVVGDTSNEKGEYVCPDVNWLRTEIAKYSDKKGIFVFLHITPAKWTVHGIECKEVIDLFEKTPNVKAIFNGHDHDQDSTKMYGKKPYFFDGHFGGNWGTAYKGYRIVEIYEDSTWQSYQYNPTAAPVLNTYSGKS, encoded by the coding sequence ATGCAATTCGAGAGACGTTCTTTCCTGAAATTACTCCCTGCACTTCCCGGGCTTACTTACTTATCCGAGCCTGAAACCGGCAAGTCGCCCGCCAGAATTTCAATGCGGTTTATCGTGGCCTCCGACGGCCATTATGGTCAGCCGGATACTGATTTCAAGACATTTCATTCGGATCTGATCAGTTGGGTTAATAAGGAAAAGCTACAAAAAGGAGTGGATTTTCTATTTTTCAACGGCGACCTGATCCACGACGATCCCACATTACTCTACGATTTCAAAAGCACGCTGGGCAATCTCAGGGTACCTTATTATGTGAGCCGCGGCAACCACGATAAGGTGGGACTCGACGTTTGGCAAAGTACCTGGGGCTATTCCACCAATCATAGTTTTTCAAAAGGCGAGTATGCGTTTGTGGTGGGTGACACCTCAAACGAAAAAGGAGAATATGTTTGCCCTGATGTAAACTGGCTGCGTACCGAAATAGCCAAATACAGCGACAAGAAAGGGATTTTTGTATTTCTGCACATTACCCCCGCCAAATGGACCGTGCATGGTATCGAATGCAAAGAAGTGATCGATTTGTTTGAAAAAACGCCCAATGTGAAGGCAATTTTCAATGGTCACGACCACGATCAGGACAGTACCAAAATGTACGGCAAAAAACCTTACTTCTTCGACGGCCACTTCGGCGGGAACTGGGGAACGGCTTATAAAGGTTACCGGATTGTTGAGATTTACGAGGACAGCACCTGGCAGTCGTACCAGTATAATCCCACTGCTGCTCCGGTTTTGAATACTTATTCTGGGAAAAGTTAA
- the tyrS gene encoding tyrosine--tRNA ligase — protein MDFIEELRWRGMLHDMMPGTHEQLQKEMTAGYIGFDPTASSLHIGNLATIMLLVHFQRAGHKPFALVGGATGMIGDPSFKASERSFLDEDTLRFNQEGIKKQLEQFLDFDCGDNSAEMVNNYDWFKDIGFLQFLREAGKFLSVNYMMSKDSVKKRLETGISFTEFSYQLLQGYDFYHLYKHKNVRLQMGGSDQWGNITTGTEIIRRKEGDEEGYFKAYALTTPLLTKSDGSKFGKSEGGNIWLDASKTSPYEFYQFWLNQSDEDLPRYLRVFSFKNKEEIEALETSHAAEPHLRIMQKALAAELTSRIHSEKAYQLVLKASEVLFGKATLETLQSIKEDEFDTIFDGVPQTEISTQEWSECANITDLISTVTRSEVYASKGEARRAIQQNAVSVNKVKVTSAEQVLSDFSLLQNRFLLISKGKKNHLIKVV, from the coding sequence ATTGATTTTATTGAAGAACTGCGCTGGCGCGGTATGCTTCACGATATGATGCCCGGTACGCATGAGCAATTGCAAAAGGAAATGACCGCCGGTTATATCGGTTTTGACCCTACGGCTTCGTCTCTGCATATAGGTAATCTGGCTACGATTATGCTACTGGTACATTTTCAACGTGCTGGTCACAAGCCTTTTGCATTAGTAGGTGGCGCAACGGGAATGATCGGCGACCCGTCGTTCAAAGCATCGGAGCGTTCTTTTTTGGATGAAGATACATTGCGTTTTAACCAGGAAGGGATCAAAAAGCAGTTGGAACAATTTCTCGATTTTGACTGCGGCGATAATTCGGCGGAAATGGTCAATAATTATGACTGGTTTAAAGACATTGGTTTTCTCCAATTCTTGCGTGAGGCAGGGAAGTTTCTCAGTGTCAACTATATGATGTCCAAAGATTCTGTGAAGAAACGTTTGGAAACGGGTATCTCATTCACAGAGTTTTCGTACCAGCTTTTGCAGGGTTACGACTTTTATCACTTATATAAACACAAAAATGTCCGGCTGCAAATGGGCGGTTCGGACCAATGGGGTAACATTACGACCGGTACCGAGATCATTCGCCGGAAAGAGGGCGACGAAGAAGGATATTTCAAAGCATATGCATTGACTACGCCACTTCTGACCAAATCGGACGGCTCTAAATTTGGAAAAAGTGAAGGCGGAAATATCTGGTTAGATGCTTCCAAAACTTCGCCGTACGAGTTTTATCAGTTTTGGCTCAACCAAAGTGACGAGGATCTGCCGCGTTATCTGAGGGTTTTTTCGTTTAAAAACAAAGAGGAAATCGAAGCATTGGAAACAAGTCACGCAGCCGAGCCACATTTGCGAATCATGCAAAAAGCATTGGCTGCTGAATTGACTTCCCGGATACATTCGGAAAAAGCATATCAGCTTGTATTGAAGGCTTCGGAAGTCTTGTTTGGAAAAGCAACATTGGAAACTTTGCAAAGCATTAAGGAAGATGAGTTTGATACGATTTTCGACGGAGTTCCTCAGACTGAAATCTCGACTCAGGAATGGAGTGAATGTGCCAATATTACGGATTTGATTTCTACGGTAACCAGGTCTGAGGTTTACGCTTCCAAAGGCGAAGCTCGGCGTGCAATTCAGCAGAATGCAGTGAGTGTTAATAAAGTGAAAGTTACTTCTGCTGAGCAGGTATTAAGTGATTTTTCCTTGCTACAAAATCGGTTTTTGTTGATTTCGAAGGGGAAGAAGAATCATTTGATTAAGGTTGTTTAA
- a CDS encoding discoidin domain-containing protein translates to MLSLTISYTGFAQTTYCNPMDIDYKYNFEQLNDNISYRSGADPVIINHKVGGKNEYFLFVTISGGYWHSKDMIHWKYLTANRWPFEDMCAPAAVSVRDTLFLFQSTFESRPILYSVAPEKGIWEFYNRWTPRLPKDIGPWDPALFHDADTDKWYMYWGSSNVYPIFGSELDYSKRLAFKGQYKAMFWLNQYEHGWERFGPNHSDPFKPFTEGAWMTKHKGKYYLQYGAPGTEYNVYANGTYVSDDPLGPFTYANYNPVSYRPGGFATGAGHGNTFQDNYGNYWNTGTSWIGLNWGMERRIVMYPAGFDKDGQMFANTRFGDFPHKMTTKTWQGKGDELFTGWMLLSYKKPVTASSTLDTMAAAKITDENPRTFWAAKQNKPGETLTIDLQTEQEVKAVQINYTDYKSDIFDNDPARVYTQFKISTSKDGKKWDLASDLTQEPKRDRPCAYIELAQPVRARYVRYEHIHVASPNLAISEFRVFGNGFGKVPPTPKNFTAIRQKDTRNADLKWEKIPGVIGYNVLWGIAPDKLYQTYQFWNDDPNTFELRALNVGVPYYFAIEAFNENGVSAMSEVVWVK, encoded by the coding sequence TTGCTCTCATTGACAATCTCTTACACGGGTTTTGCACAAACGACCTACTGCAATCCGATGGATATTGACTACAAATACAATTTTGAGCAATTGAATGACAACATTAGTTATCGCTCAGGTGCCGATCCCGTGATCATCAACCATAAAGTAGGCGGCAAAAATGAATATTTCCTTTTCGTGACCATTTCGGGTGGCTACTGGCATTCCAAAGACATGATCCACTGGAAATACCTCACTGCCAATCGCTGGCCGTTTGAAGATATGTGCGCCCCGGCAGCCGTTTCCGTTCGCGATACATTGTTTTTGTTTCAATCTACATTCGAGTCGCGGCCTATCCTATATTCTGTTGCCCCTGAAAAAGGTATCTGGGAATTTTATAACCGCTGGACGCCCCGGTTGCCCAAAGATATCGGCCCCTGGGACCCCGCGCTTTTCCACGACGCTGACACTGATAAATGGTATATGTACTGGGGTTCTTCCAATGTCTACCCGATTTTTGGCTCGGAACTCGATTATTCCAAAAGGTTGGCTTTCAAAGGTCAGTATAAAGCCATGTTCTGGCTCAATCAGTACGAACATGGCTGGGAACGCTTCGGGCCAAACCATTCTGACCCATTCAAACCGTTTACGGAAGGCGCGTGGATGACCAAACACAAAGGAAAGTACTACCTGCAATACGGCGCTCCGGGAACGGAATATAATGTGTATGCCAATGGTACTTACGTCAGCGACGATCCGTTGGGACCATTTACTTATGCCAATTACAATCCCGTTTCCTACAGACCTGGTGGCTTTGCGACCGGTGCGGGCCATGGAAATACTTTTCAGGATAATTATGGCAATTACTGGAACACCGGTACGTCATGGATCGGCCTCAACTGGGGAATGGAACGCAGGATCGTCATGTACCCGGCCGGATTCGACAAAGATGGACAAATGTTCGCCAATACCCGCTTCGGCGACTTCCCGCACAAAATGACAACGAAGACATGGCAGGGAAAAGGTGACGAATTGTTCACCGGCTGGATGTTATTGTCATACAAAAAGCCTGTTACGGCCTCTTCAACACTGGATACAATGGCTGCTGCTAAAATCACCGATGAAAATCCCAGAACTTTCTGGGCAGCCAAACAGAACAAGCCGGGCGAGACTTTAACCATTGATTTGCAGACCGAACAGGAAGTCAAAGCTGTCCAAATCAACTACACCGACTACAAATCCGACATTTTTGACAATGACCCAGCACGGGTTTACACGCAGTTTAAAATATCAACTTCCAAAGACGGAAAGAAATGGGACCTTGCCAGCGATCTCACGCAGGAACCCAAGCGTGACCGCCCGTGTGCATACATTGAGCTGGCGCAACCCGTGCGTGCCCGTTATGTACGTTACGAGCACATTCACGTCGCTTCACCCAATTTGGCTATCAGCGAATTCAGGGTTTTCGGAAATGGATTTGGGAAAGTGCCCCCTACTCCTAAAAATTTCACGGCTATCAGGCAAAAAGACACACGCAATGCAGATTTGAAATGGGAAAAAATTCCCGGCGTGATCGGCTACAATGTTCTGTGGGGCATTGCACCAGACAAACTATACCAGACTTATCAATTTTGGAACGATGATCCGAACACATTCGAACTGAGAGCATTGAATGTAGGAGTGCCTTACTACTTCGCGATTGAGGCGTTTAATGAGAATGGGGTGTCGGCAATGAGTGAGGTTGTGTGGGTTAAATGA